From a single Parafrankia discariae genomic region:
- a CDS encoding response regulator transcription factor has translation MAALDDTVTAGPPPDGAVPVRVLVVDDDALVRSALAMMFDGADGARIVGEATDGDEVTAAVDALRPDVVLMDIRMARVDGLRATELLLAREQPPQIVVLTTFDADDQVLRALRAGASGFLLKDTPPAEIVRAVLRVAAGEPMLSPTVTRQLIARIAAVETAPEPAAPPTTAPPAVAAAESSAAERGAARRAAARRAAARQAVAQLSPREREVALAVGRGLSNAEIAGELFMSVATAKSYVSRLLTRLDLSNRVQLALLVHDAEEPAG, from the coding sequence GTGGCTGCCCTGGACGACACCGTGACCGCCGGCCCGCCGCCGGACGGGGCCGTCCCCGTCCGGGTCCTGGTGGTCGACGACGACGCGCTGGTCCGCTCCGCGCTGGCGATGATGTTCGACGGTGCCGACGGCGCGCGCATCGTCGGCGAGGCGACCGACGGCGACGAGGTCACCGCCGCCGTCGACGCGCTGCGCCCGGACGTCGTCCTCATGGACATCCGGATGGCGCGGGTGGACGGGCTGCGGGCCACGGAGCTCCTGCTCGCCCGCGAGCAGCCGCCACAGATCGTCGTGCTGACCACCTTCGACGCGGACGACCAGGTGCTGCGCGCGCTGCGGGCCGGCGCGAGCGGCTTCCTGCTCAAGGACACCCCGCCGGCCGAGATCGTCCGGGCGGTGCTGCGGGTGGCGGCCGGGGAGCCGATGCTCTCCCCCACCGTCACCCGCCAGCTCATCGCGCGGATCGCGGCGGTGGAGACCGCCCCGGAACCGGCCGCCCCGCCAACAACCGCCCCGCCAGCAGTCGCCGCGGCGGAGAGCTCGGCGGCGGAACGCGGCGCGGCGCGGCGCGCGGCGGCCCGGCGGGCGGCGGCCCGCCAGGCGGTCGCGCAGCTCAGCCCACGGGAGCGGGAGGTCGCACTGGCCGTGGGCCGGGGTCTGTCGAACGCGGAGATAGCCGGTGAGCTCTTCATGAGCGTGGCGACGGCGAAGTCGTATGTCTCGAGGCTGCTGACCAGGCTCGACCTGAGCAACCGGGTGCAGCTCGCCCTGCTCGTCCACGACGCCGAGGAACCCGCGGGATGA
- a CDS encoding MBL fold metallo-hydrolase: MSDRLYFRQLLSGRDFAVGDPAATQMVNFVYLIGDRETGEAVVVDPAYRVGDLLDLLAADDMRLTGALVTHHHADHVGGTAFGIELEGIRELLERTSVPIHLQRDEAEWVRRGTGVGAAELVEHGDDDVVTVGAVDIRLLHTPGHTPGSQCFLVDGRLVAGDTLFLEGCGRMDFPGGDAAAMYDSLRRLGTLPDDVTVYPGHRYSAESAAELGVVRKMNYVFRPTSSRQWLAMLGA, translated from the coding sequence GTGAGCGATCGCCTGTACTTCCGCCAGTTGCTGTCCGGCCGCGACTTCGCGGTGGGTGACCCCGCCGCCACCCAGATGGTCAACTTCGTCTACCTCATCGGGGACCGGGAGACGGGCGAGGCCGTCGTGGTCGATCCCGCCTACCGGGTCGGCGACCTGCTCGACCTGCTGGCCGCCGACGACATGCGGCTGACCGGGGCGCTGGTGACCCACCACCACGCCGACCACGTCGGCGGCACGGCCTTCGGCATCGAGCTGGAGGGGATCCGCGAGCTGCTGGAGCGCACCTCCGTCCCCATCCACCTGCAGCGGGACGAGGCCGAATGGGTGCGGCGCGGGACGGGCGTGGGGGCCGCCGAGCTCGTCGAGCACGGCGACGACGACGTGGTCACGGTCGGCGCGGTCGACATCCGCCTGCTGCACACCCCCGGTCACACCCCGGGCAGCCAGTGCTTCCTGGTGGACGGGCGGCTCGTCGCCGGCGACACGCTCTTCCTCGAGGGCTGCGGGCGGATGGACTTCCCCGGTGGGGACGCCGCGGCCATGTACGACAGCCTGCGCCGCCTGGGAACGCTGCCCGACGACGTCACCGTCTACCCGGGTCACCGCTACTCGGCGGAGTCCGCCGCGGAGCTGGGCGTCGTGCGCAAGATGAACTACGTCTTCCGGCCGACCAGCTCCCGGCAGTGGCTGGCGATGCTCGGCGCCTGA
- a CDS encoding pyridoxamine 5'-phosphate oxidase family protein translates to MSNDPRGRGAAFLEFWRERHLCTLTTVRPDGTAHVVAVGVTLDAPAGLARVITSRRSRKVGLLAGRGGLDAAGRVAAAGAGPRAAAARPVGSGGEQNQINSGINGEKAGPSAPEALAEQVLEPAGGGLAMAAGRVGVPVAVCQIDGRRWSTIEGLAVVRDDPGSVAEAERRYAERYRTPRANPDRVVVEITITRILGSV, encoded by the coding sequence ATGTCCAACGACCCGCGCGGCCGGGGCGCCGCCTTCCTCGAGTTCTGGCGTGAGCGGCATCTGTGCACCCTGACGACGGTGCGTCCGGACGGCACGGCGCACGTCGTCGCCGTGGGCGTCACCCTGGACGCGCCGGCCGGTCTCGCCAGGGTCATCACGTCCCGCCGGTCGCGCAAGGTCGGACTGCTGGCCGGGCGGGGCGGGCTCGACGCCGCCGGCCGGGTCGCGGCGGCGGGGGCCGGCCCGCGGGCCGCGGCGGCCAGGCCGGTGGGCTCCGGGGGCGAACAGAATCAGATTAATTCGGGCATAAATGGCGAAAAAGCCGGACCATCGGCCCCGGAAGCCCTTGCGGAACAGGTCCTGGAGCCGGCTGGTGGCGGGCTCGCGATGGCGGCGGGTCGGGTCGGTGTGCCGGTCGCGGTCTGTCAGATCGACGGGCGGCGATGGTCGACGATCGAGGGGCTGGCGGTCGTCCGGGACGATCCCGGGTCGGTCGCCGAGGCGGAGCGCCGTTACGCCGAGCGGTACCGCACCCCTCGCGCCAACCCCGACCGGGTCGTGGTGGAGATCACGATCACCCGGATTCTCGGCAGCGTGTGA
- a CDS encoding SelT/SelW/SelH family protein, whose protein sequence is MRAVDADGSAGPRPRVEIEYCTRCRWLPRAAWLAQELLTTFEADLGAVALVPGTGGVFTVRLGGEVIWDRGEQGFPEPSAVKRALRDRIAPGRPLGHVEH, encoded by the coding sequence GTGCGTGCGGTGGACGCTGACGGCTCGGCGGGCCCGCGGCCCCGGGTCGAGATCGAGTACTGCACCCGGTGCAGGTGGCTGCCGCGGGCGGCCTGGCTCGCCCAGGAGCTGCTGACCACGTTCGAGGCGGATCTCGGCGCGGTCGCGCTCGTGCCGGGTACCGGCGGGGTGTTCACCGTCCGGCTGGGCGGTGAGGTGATCTGGGACCGTGGCGAGCAGGGCTTCCCCGAGCCGTCCGCGGTCAAGCGGGCGCTGCGGGACAGGATCGCCCCCGGCCGGCCGCTGGGACATGTCGAGCACTGA
- a CDS encoding DUF427 domain-containing protein, which produces MSLTLGSGPFASHRAGAFNFDLDASAPAHVLYLEDVAPRIRAELAGQTVLDTRRAKILYETNYRGVWYVPLEDVRQDLLEPTDHHTTCPFKGTASYWTLRVGDRVEENVLWSYPEPLPGVPPLAGLAAFYFDRLDAWYEEDERVLGHPRDPYHRVDARRSSDQVEVLVGGEVVARSTRPVKLFETSLPPRWYLPLEDVRAEALAGSATHTVCAYKGQASYYTVRGGGEVITDGAWYYPEPLPESAGIAGLVSFLGEGVTVLVNGEPAPGA; this is translated from the coding sequence ATGAGCCTGACTCTCGGATCCGGCCCGTTCGCCAGCCACCGGGCCGGGGCCTTCAACTTCGACCTGGACGCCTCCGCGCCCGCGCACGTCCTCTACCTCGAGGACGTGGCGCCGCGGATCCGGGCGGAGCTGGCCGGCCAGACCGTGCTCGACACCCGTCGCGCGAAGATCCTGTACGAGACCAACTACCGGGGCGTCTGGTACGTGCCGCTCGAGGACGTCCGCCAGGACCTGCTGGAGCCGACCGACCACCACACCACCTGCCCGTTCAAGGGCACCGCCTCGTACTGGACGCTGCGGGTCGGCGACCGGGTCGAGGAGAACGTGCTGTGGTCCTACCCCGAGCCGCTGCCGGGGGTCCCGCCCCTCGCCGGGCTGGCGGCGTTCTACTTCGACCGCCTGGACGCCTGGTACGAGGAGGACGAGCGGGTCCTCGGCCATCCGCGCGACCCCTACCACCGGGTGGACGCCCGCCGGTCCTCCGACCAGGTCGAAGTGCTGGTGGGTGGTGAGGTGGTGGCCCGGAGCACCCGTCCGGTGAAGCTCTTCGAGACCTCCCTGCCGCCGCGCTGGTACCTCCCCCTCGAGGACGTCCGGGCCGAGGCCCTGGCGGGCTCCGCGACGCACACGGTGTGCGCCTACAAGGGCCAGGCGTCGTACTACACGGTGCGTGGCGGCGGGGAGGTGATCACGGACGGCGCCTGGTACTACCCGGAGCCGCTGCCGGAGTCGGCCGGGATCGCCGGGCTGGTGTCGTTCCTCGGCGAGGGCGTGACCGTTCTGGTCAACGGCGAGCCGGCCCCCGGAGCCTGA
- a CDS encoding CAP domain-containing protein translates to MAPVRKTVASAAATVALLAAVASCRPAPGGPPGGGFPAPTASTSTSPTAAPTSSVPPTGTPPPSTPTAAPTALPTTTAPTPPAPTTAPPSSTRPPRPPRPTDPPGPADPPVPTNPPVTSAPPAPPGTSTQADEIVRLTNVERQKAGCGPLAVDSRLTAAAQAHTADMAANDYFSHDGRDGSSPGDRTRAAGFPSGFVGENIAAGSTTPAATIQMWMNSSGHRANILNCDYTHIGVGYAEGGSYRYYWTQDFGKL, encoded by the coding sequence ATGGCCCCGGTCCGCAAGACCGTCGCCAGCGCAGCAGCCACGGTCGCCCTGTTGGCGGCCGTCGCGTCCTGCCGGCCGGCCCCGGGCGGTCCACCAGGTGGTGGATTCCCGGCGCCGACAGCAAGCACGAGCACGTCGCCCACGGCCGCACCGACGTCATCGGTGCCGCCCACGGGGACACCGCCTCCGTCGACGCCGACGGCGGCGCCCACCGCCCTGCCCACCACCACCGCACCCACCCCGCCGGCGCCGACCACGGCACCGCCCTCATCCACCCGGCCGCCGCGGCCACCGCGGCCGACCGATCCGCCCGGGCCGGCTGATCCGCCGGTTCCCACGAACCCGCCGGTCACGTCCGCTCCGCCGGCTCCGCCCGGCACGAGCACCCAGGCCGACGAGATCGTCCGGCTCACCAACGTCGAACGTCAGAAGGCCGGCTGCGGACCGCTCGCCGTCGACTCCCGGCTCACCGCCGCGGCGCAGGCGCACACCGCGGACATGGCGGCGAACGACTACTTCAGCCATGACGGCCGGGACGGCAGCTCACCGGGTGACCGGACCAGGGCCGCCGGCTTCCCGTCGGGCTTCGTCGGCGAGAACATCGCCGCCGGATCGACCACGCCGGCCGCGACCATCCAGATGTGGATGAACAGCTCGGGGCACCGCGCGAACATCCTCAACTGCGACTACACCCACATCGGCGTCGGCTACGCCGAGGGCGGCTCGTACCGCTACTACTGGACGCAGGACTTCGGGAAGCTCTAG
- a CDS encoding ABC transporter permease: protein MTLSRPVRQSGRVRRGGRVVRREVRVRAPWPLAVPAALATVFLLLPLLALIIRAPWESLPDLLTDPSTRHALWLSVRTATVTTMICVLFGVPLAWALARGSFPGRGVLRALVTIPLVLPPVVGGVSLLLVLGRRGIVGNRLDDWFGVTIPFTTNAVIIAQTFVALPFLVLSVEGALSAADRRFEDAAATLGASRATAFFRVTLPMVAPAVAAGAVLSWARALGEFGATITFAGNFPKTTQTMPLAVYLAMETDPDAAVALSLVLLVVSIVVLVALRGHWWDARRTQRLA from the coding sequence GTGACGCTGAGCCGCCCGGTACGGCAGAGCGGCCGGGTCCGGCGGGGCGGCCGGGTCGTGCGGCGCGAGGTCCGCGTCCGCGCCCCCTGGCCGCTCGCCGTGCCGGCGGCGCTCGCCACCGTGTTCCTCCTCCTGCCACTCCTCGCACTGATCATCAGAGCCCCCTGGGAGTCGCTGCCCGACCTGCTGACCGATCCCTCGACCCGGCACGCGCTGTGGCTGTCGGTACGCACCGCCACCGTGACCACGATGATCTGCGTCCTGTTCGGGGTGCCGCTGGCCTGGGCGCTGGCCCGGGGCTCCTTCCCGGGGCGCGGCGTGCTGCGCGCGCTGGTCACCATCCCGCTGGTGCTGCCGCCGGTCGTCGGCGGCGTGTCGCTGCTGCTCGTGCTGGGCCGGCGCGGCATCGTCGGCAACCGCCTCGACGACTGGTTCGGCGTCACGATCCCGTTCACGACCAACGCGGTGATCATCGCGCAGACCTTCGTGGCGCTGCCGTTCCTGGTGCTGTCGGTCGAGGGCGCGCTGAGTGCCGCCGACCGCCGGTTCGAGGACGCGGCGGCCACCCTCGGCGCCAGCCGGGCGACGGCCTTCTTCCGGGTGACCCTGCCGATGGTCGCCCCGGCGGTCGCGGCCGGCGCCGTGCTGAGCTGGGCGCGGGCCCTGGGCGAGTTCGGCGCGACGATCACCTTCGCCGGCAACTTCCCGAAGACCACCCAGACGATGCCGCTCGCGGTCTACCTGGCGATGGAGACCGACCCCGACGCCGCCGTGGCGCTGTCGCTGGTGCTGCTGGTGGTCAGCATCGTCGTCCTGGTCGCCCTGCGCGGCCACTGGTGGGACGCCCGCCGAACGCAGCGCCTGGCATGA
- a CDS encoding GGDEF domain-containing protein, which translates to MALRCLLTASTAGAIIFGVRTWRPERRAPWVLLAVTQALYTVADALFYTKIFIFRDATYPSLADLFYLGRYPFAIVALALLFRQRAPGRNLSAVLDTTSIAVAVSLLYWLYVITPDERAVSGPLAQLASVVFPVMDLGLLVMSLILILAPGRRPASFVLLVASLVVTLAADILYTTSTLGGGYVVTAVIESLWVLGDVLVAAAALHPSMADLSCAPRADDRRLGPGRLTALLAAALMAPVLLLAEADRSPGQIRIIAAASATLALLIVARLAVLVTEQRRLATTDVLTGLRTRRFLQNQLPATISRADRSGQPFTLVLVDVDNFKSINDRFGHPCGDRALAEIGARLAAASRPGDLLARFGGEEFALLGPTVGPETAGELAERLRRNVARDPIELGGGAGLRATVSVGAAVYPVHAHGQMDLLIAADRNLYAAKAAGRNRVVIGCGSASGPRGTADDPAAPPPRRS; encoded by the coding sequence GTGGCTCTGCGGTGCCTGCTGACCGCGTCGACCGCCGGAGCGATCATTTTCGGCGTGCGGACGTGGCGCCCGGAACGCCGCGCGCCGTGGGTGCTCCTCGCCGTCACCCAGGCCCTCTACACCGTCGCGGACGCCCTTTTCTATACGAAAATCTTCATATTTCGCGATGCGACTTATCCGTCGCTGGCCGATCTGTTCTACCTCGGCCGCTACCCGTTCGCGATCGTGGCGCTTGCGCTGCTGTTCCGGCAGCGGGCCCCCGGCCGAAACCTCTCGGCGGTGCTGGACACGACGTCCATCGCCGTCGCCGTGTCGCTGTTGTACTGGCTCTATGTGATCACGCCCGACGAGCGGGCGGTCTCCGGGCCGCTCGCCCAGCTCGCCTCGGTCGTCTTCCCCGTGATGGACCTCGGCCTGCTCGTGATGTCGCTGATCCTGATCCTCGCGCCCGGCCGCCGGCCGGCCTCGTTCGTCCTGCTGGTCGCCAGCCTGGTGGTCACCCTCGCCGCCGACATCCTCTACACCACCTCGACGCTGGGCGGCGGGTACGTCGTCACCGCTGTCATCGAGTCCCTCTGGGTCCTGGGGGACGTGCTGGTCGCCGCCGCCGCGCTGCACCCGTCGATGGCGGACCTGTCGTGCGCGCCGCGGGCCGACGACCGACGGCTCGGTCCGGGCAGACTCACCGCGCTGCTGGCGGCCGCGCTGATGGCCCCGGTGCTCCTGCTCGCCGAGGCGGACCGGTCGCCCGGTCAGATCAGGATCATCGCCGCCGCCTCGGCCACGCTGGCCCTGCTCATCGTGGCGCGGCTGGCCGTGCTGGTCACCGAGCAGCGCCGGCTCGCCACCACCGACGTGCTCACCGGGCTGCGCACCCGGCGGTTCCTGCAGAACCAGCTCCCGGCCACGATCAGCCGCGCGGACCGGTCCGGGCAGCCCTTCACCCTGGTCCTGGTGGACGTCGACAACTTCAAGTCGATCAACGACCGGTTCGGCCACCCGTGCGGGGACCGGGCTCTCGCGGAGATCGGCGCCCGGCTGGCCGCGGCCAGCCGGCCCGGCGACCTGCTGGCCCGCTTCGGCGGTGAGGAGTTCGCCCTGCTCGGCCCCACCGTGGGCCCGGAGACCGCCGGCGAGCTCGCCGAACGGTTACGGCGCAACGTCGCCCGCGACCCGATCGAGCTCGGCGGCGGGGCCGGACTACGGGCGACCGTCTCCGTCGGCGCGGCCGTCTACCCGGTGCACGCGCACGGCCAGATGGACCTGCTGATCGCCGCCGACCGCAACCTGTACGCGGCGAAGGCGGCGGGCCGCAACCGGGTCGTGATCGGCTGCGGCTCGGCGAGCGGGCCGCGGGGAACCGCGGACGACCCGGCCGCGCCGCCGCCCCGCCGCAGCTGA
- a CDS encoding sensor histidine kinase, whose amino-acid sequence MIGTTADGPGPAHDRAVRRRGRPRGFPGRGPVDALGPRRLLHAVRSLDEPGPPDVGLVNDPRFRWLLPGALLPGAPTEPSDGSARPAVRTARDWVVDAVLFGFSVVCGLLLVEQTSRRADVPDPLVLVDLVVGLALCGLLWWRRRRPVTLLLLSWPTGLFSTTASAASVVLLFTVAVHCRLRTTVLLAAVYWTPGLVYFAVWPDPDLPYAGAVVFLIVMLALTVGWGLFVRSRRQLLLSLRERARLAEAEQRRGVAAARQLERTRIAREMHDVLGHRLSLLTMHAGALEFRPGAPPEQIAGAAGVIRESAHEALRDLRAAIGALREGPEDPAARPQPTLDDLPELVDECRRAGMEIRTSIHLAEAASAPAVMAGSAFRIAQEGLTNARRHAPGAPTRLIIDGSPAGGLHLEIRNARRPGPDPAPRPGQPSWATGPAGPSGPTGTAGPAGTGLLGLTERAALVGGRLEHGPTPEGEFRLYAWLPWTTP is encoded by the coding sequence GTGATCGGCACGACGGCGGACGGACCCGGCCCGGCCCACGACCGGGCCGTGCGGCGGCGCGGCCGGCCACGCGGGTTCCCCGGGCGCGGCCCGGTGGACGCGCTGGGCCCGCGCCGGCTGCTGCACGCCGTCCGGTCCCTGGACGAACCCGGCCCACCGGATGTCGGTCTCGTCAACGACCCCCGGTTCCGCTGGCTGCTGCCCGGCGCGCTGCTGCCCGGCGCGCCGACCGAGCCGTCCGACGGGTCCGCCCGCCCGGCCGTCCGCACGGCACGCGACTGGGTGGTCGACGCCGTCCTGTTCGGCTTCTCGGTGGTCTGCGGCCTGCTGCTGGTCGAGCAGACCTCGCGGCGGGCCGACGTCCCGGATCCGCTGGTGCTGGTCGATCTCGTCGTCGGCCTGGCACTGTGCGGCCTGCTGTGGTGGCGGCGGCGCCGGCCGGTGACACTGCTGCTGCTGAGCTGGCCGACCGGGCTGTTCTCCACGACGGCGTCGGCCGCGTCGGTGGTCCTGCTGTTCACCGTGGCCGTGCACTGCCGGCTGCGCACGACCGTCCTGCTGGCGGCCGTCTACTGGACGCCCGGACTGGTGTACTTCGCGGTCTGGCCGGATCCCGACCTGCCCTACGCGGGGGCGGTCGTCTTCCTGATCGTCATGCTGGCGCTGACGGTCGGCTGGGGGCTGTTCGTGCGCTCCCGGCGCCAGCTTCTGCTGTCGCTGCGCGAACGGGCCCGGCTGGCCGAGGCCGAGCAGCGGCGCGGGGTGGCCGCGGCCCGCCAGCTCGAGCGCACCCGGATCGCCCGGGAGATGCACGACGTGCTGGGGCACCGGCTCTCGCTGCTCACGATGCACGCCGGGGCGCTGGAGTTCCGCCCGGGCGCGCCCCCCGAGCAGATCGCCGGCGCGGCCGGGGTGATCCGGGAGAGCGCCCACGAGGCCCTGCGGGACCTGCGGGCGGCGATCGGGGCGCTGCGGGAGGGCCCCGAGGATCCGGCGGCCCGACCCCAGCCGACGCTGGACGACCTGCCCGAGCTGGTGGACGAGTGCCGCCGGGCCGGCATGGAGATCCGGACCTCCATCCACCTGGCCGAGGCGGCGAGTGCCCCCGCGGTGATGGCCGGCAGCGCGTTCCGCATCGCGCAGGAGGGGCTGACCAACGCCCGGCGGCACGCCCCCGGCGCGCCGACCCGGCTGATCATCGACGGGTCGCCCGCCGGCGGGCTGCACCTGGAGATCCGCAACGCCCGCCGGCCCGGCCCTGACCCGGCACCGCGGCCCGGGCAGCCGTCCTGGGCCACTGGGCCGGCCGGTCCGTCCGGACCGACCGGGACCGCCGGACCGGCCGGGACCGGGCTGCTCGGTCTCACCGAACGGGCCGCGCTGGTCGGCGGGCGGCTCGAGCACGGCCCGACCCCCGAGGGCGAGTTCCGGCTCTACGCGTGGCTGCCCTGGACGACACCGTGA
- a CDS encoding thioredoxin family protein — MTTSDVQVRSVPGASAGAGTVWHADDTTFDEIVLRSPLPVLVDFSAEWCPPCRMMRPVLAQIAAELADRLRVVEVDADASPRTAIAHGVLAMPTLVVVRGGETVAKLVGARSRRRLLADIADHL, encoded by the coding sequence ATGACCACGTCCGATGTTCAGGTCCGGTCGGTGCCGGGCGCGTCCGCTGGCGCCGGAACCGTGTGGCACGCCGACGACACCACGTTCGACGAGATCGTCCTGCGTTCGCCGTTGCCCGTCCTGGTCGACTTCTCCGCCGAGTGGTGCCCGCCGTGCCGGATGATGCGGCCGGTTCTCGCCCAGATCGCGGCCGAGCTCGCCGACCGGCTGCGGGTCGTCGAGGTGGACGCCGACGCCAGCCCGCGGACGGCGATCGCCCACGGCGTGCTGGCCATGCCGACCCTGGTGGTCGTCCGCGGCGGCGAGACGGTCGCGAAGCTGGTCGGCGCGCGCAGCCGGCGCCGCCTGCTGGCCGACATCGCGGATCATCTGTGA
- a CDS encoding ABC transporter ATP-binding protein, with translation MTGRTGDMTGRTAERSTGLIARIGVDLGALRLDAELTVAPGRTLAVLGPNGAGKTTLLRALAGLVPLRRGRITLDGAVLDDPAAGRYVAPERRGAGYVFQDYLLFPHLSAVDNVAFGPRVRHRTRRGPARAAALEWLARLGLAEVAHLRPAALSGGQAQRVALARALAPGPGMLLLDEPLSALDAGTRLEVRAEIRALLPTLGVPVVMVTHDPVDALTLADEVAVLEGGRVVQRGEPTEVITRPRTPYVARLAGLNLYPGTAANSAVVLDLAADGGSFAAGTGNGGDSTGTGGDGTGTGQDGDGTGQDGDGDGTGAGALMTAPAGGTLRVAPGVPSGAVLVALRPAEVGVHLEEPPPEAGVNVLTGPVTSVEALGDQVRVLVASTPAVRAEIPAARLGLLRLVRGTPVWLTVHEDALDIYPRDSATM, from the coding sequence ATGACCGGCCGCACGGGCGACATGACCGGCCGCACGGCTGAGAGGTCCACCGGGCTGATCGCCCGCATCGGCGTCGACCTGGGTGCCCTGCGCCTGGACGCCGAGCTTACCGTCGCCCCCGGGCGCACCCTCGCCGTCCTGGGCCCCAACGGCGCCGGCAAGACGACGCTGCTGCGCGCGCTGGCCGGACTCGTCCCGCTGCGCCGCGGACGGATCACCCTGGACGGGGCGGTGCTCGACGACCCGGCGGCCGGGCGGTACGTCGCCCCCGAGCGGCGCGGTGCCGGCTACGTCTTCCAGGACTACCTGCTCTTCCCCCATCTCAGCGCCGTCGACAACGTGGCGTTCGGGCCCCGGGTCCGGCACCGGACGCGGCGCGGCCCGGCCCGCGCGGCCGCCCTGGAATGGCTGGCCCGGCTCGGCCTGGCCGAGGTCGCGCACCTGCGCCCCGCCGCGCTGTCCGGCGGACAGGCGCAACGGGTCGCCCTCGCCCGGGCCCTCGCCCCCGGGCCGGGAATGCTGCTGCTCGACGAGCCCCTCTCCGCCCTGGACGCCGGGACCCGCCTCGAGGTCCGCGCCGAGATCCGGGCCCTGCTCCCCACCCTGGGCGTCCCGGTCGTGATGGTCACCCACGACCCGGTGGACGCCCTGACGCTGGCCGACGAGGTGGCGGTCCTCGAGGGTGGCCGGGTGGTCCAACGAGGCGAGCCGACCGAGGTGATCACCCGTCCGCGCACGCCGTACGTGGCCCGCCTGGCCGGTCTGAACCTCTACCCGGGAACCGCGGCGAACAGCGCGGTCGTCCTCGACCTGGCGGCTGACGGTGGCTCGTTCGCCGCCGGCACCGGGAACGGCGGGGACAGCACCGGGACCGGCGGGGACGGGACCGGGACCGGCCAGGACGGGGACGGGACCGGCCAGGACGGGGACGGGGACGGCACAGGCGCCGGGGCCCTGATGACCGCGCCGGCTGGCGGGACGCTCCGGGTGGCCCCGGGCGTTCCCTCCGGAGCGGTGCTCGTGGCGTTGCGGCCCGCCGAGGTCGGCGTCCACCTGGAGGAGCCGCCGCCCGAGGCCGGGGTGAACGTCCTGACCGGTCCGGTGACCTCGGTGGAGGCGTTGGGCGACCAGGTCCGGGTGCTGGTCGCCAGCACCCCCGCCGTGCGCGCCGAGATCCCGGCCGCGCGGCTGGGCCTGCTCCGGCTGGTCCGCGGCACACCGGTCTGGCTCACGGTGCACGAGGACGCTCTGGACATCTACCCCCGGGACAGCGCCACGATGTGA
- the modA gene encoding molybdate ABC transporter substrate-binding protein, with protein sequence MIRASRRSTRVSRLAVPLVLVPALALVAAGCGSDDDTATPAATTTSAAPEAHSITVFAAASLTETFTELGKQFEAAHPGTKVTFSFAASSALSQQINSGAPADVFASASPKNMTEVVDAGHAKDPKTFATNSLEIAVPKDNPAKIDDIGDLDEPGVKVSLCEAQVPCGVAATTVLDKAGEKVTPVTYGQDVKAVLTSVRLGEVDAGLVYRTDVAAAGADVVGVEIPADVNATVKYPIAVLNDSDEAATAQQFVDSLLSAEGTKVLSAAGFGPAA encoded by the coding sequence ATGATCCGAGCCTCTCGCAGGTCCACCCGCGTTTCGCGCCTCGCCGTCCCTCTCGTCCTCGTGCCCGCCCTCGCGCTCGTCGCCGCCGGCTGCGGGTCCGACGACGACACCGCGACCCCGGCCGCCACGACCACCAGTGCCGCGCCGGAGGCACACTCCATCACGGTCTTCGCCGCCGCGTCGCTCACCGAGACCTTCACCGAGCTCGGCAAGCAGTTCGAGGCCGCCCACCCGGGTACGAAGGTCACGTTCTCCTTCGCGGCCAGCTCCGCGTTGTCCCAGCAGATCAACTCGGGCGCGCCGGCGGACGTCTTCGCCTCGGCGAGCCCGAAGAACATGACCGAGGTCGTGGACGCGGGCCACGCCAAGGACCCGAAGACCTTCGCGACGAACTCGCTCGAGATCGCGGTGCCCAAGGACAACCCGGCCAAGATCGACGACATCGGTGACCTCGACGAGCCCGGCGTGAAGGTCTCCCTGTGCGAGGCGCAGGTGCCCTGCGGCGTCGCCGCCACCACGGTCCTGGACAAGGCCGGCGAGAAGGTCACCCCCGTCACCTACGGCCAGGACGTCAAGGCCGTGCTGACGTCCGTGCGCCTCGGTGAGGTGGACGCCGGTCTGGTGTACCGCACCGACGTGGCCGCCGCCGGCGCCGACGTGGTCGGGGTGGAGATCCCGGCGGACGTCAACGCGACGGTGAAGTACCCGATCGCGGTGCTGAACGACTCCGACGAGGCCGCGACCGCGCAGCAGTTCGTCGACTCGCTGCTGTCCGCCGAAGGCACGAAGGTCCTCTCCGCGGCGGGGTTCGGCCCGGCGGCGTGA